In Chryseobacterium camelliae, one DNA window encodes the following:
- a CDS encoding deoxynucleoside kinase — translation MHIAVTGNIGAGKTTLTTMLSKHYGWDAQFEDVDHNPYLEDFYADMSKWSFALQIYFLGSRFRQVKEIRESGKNIIQDRTIYEDAHIFAENLNDMKLLSDRDFNNYASVFNLMKGFISAPDLLIYLKSDVPNLVKKIYKRGREYEASISIEYLSKLNQKYEKWISGYTEGKLLIIEVDDLDFVEKPEDFGFILEKIEAELYGLF, via the coding sequence ATGCACATTGCAGTTACAGGCAACATCGGAGCAGGAAAGACCACTTTAACCACCATGCTCTCTAAACATTACGGGTGGGATGCACAATTTGAGGACGTAGACCATAATCCTTATCTCGAAGACTTTTACGCGGATATGAGCAAATGGAGCTTTGCCCTGCAGATCTACTTCCTGGGAAGCCGTTTTCGCCAGGTAAAAGAAATCAGGGAAAGCGGCAAGAATATCATCCAGGACCGTACCATCTACGAAGATGCCCATATTTTTGCAGAAAACCTTAATGACATGAAGCTCCTGTCAGACCGGGACTTCAATAATTATGCTTCCGTATTTAACCTCATGAAAGGTTTTATCTCAGCTCCGGATCTTCTGATCTATCTTAAATCTGATGTCCCGAACCTGGTTAAAAAGATCTACAAAAGAGGGAGGGAGTATGAAGCGTCCATCAGCATCGAATACCTTTCCAAACTGAACCAGAAGTATGAAAAGTGGATCTCCGGGTATACGGAAGGCAAGCTCCTGATCATTGAAGTAGATGACCTGGATTTTGTAGAGAAACCAGAGGATTTCGGGTTTATCCTGGAGAAAATTGAGGCAGAGCTGTACGGATTGTTCTAA
- a CDS encoding SusC/RagA family TonB-linked outer membrane protein, with protein MKQRDLKYSCLIAVLYFGMNVNAQTTPRDTTAKEQKIEEVVLVGYGTQKKENVTGSIGVISAKDLADKPNANPLSSVQGKASGVQIFNSGTPGASPRVDIRGIGSITGSTVYIVDGSITTDISYLNPQDIESMSILKDPSSLAIYGAQAGNGAVIIKTKSGRGKKPTFNFNSYLGIKTVTNIPKMVNSDQYIELYNEKLMNDNGSSAGSISRADYPANTNWFKEVFRPSSINSNDFSASGSVGKLSYYGSVGYLQDEGNLDAGKGINSGSNFNRFTAKANLSYKITDFLTIGDNFTFSKMLTNAANNPLLNAYNAPPVYSPIDPATGTYQYFTLVTVNNPRAQLDLFRSQNRQQRLLNNVWAEVKFLKDFTFRSSLTNDNLNSNLYQYTPAITYTPQASISTLVTRDSKNRDYVWDNTLNWKKSFGNHNFDVLAGFSRTQNYYNQVYRNASNVNYDGTNGSLQIDNGTNIFEVGMYDATRDVIPRLSRIQSFFGRINYDYAGKYLINGSIRRDGSSNFNQNRNEVFPSVSAGWVVSKEGFMSNQNIFNLLKLRGSWGRTGNPNVQNGVYTLFASNIASGAYYGSTGNPAATIDNFIDTSISWEITTGKDFGVEMAFLNNSLKFEATYFDKDTKDVVYGIVQGTVSGAANWNSYITNAFSFKNKGVELALNYDKKLSEKVRIGLYGNFTSLKNEITSVFGGSYANAGASLFGNQIIRLQAGQPVGSYYGYQVAGVFQTNAEAAASGQTGAKAGWFKFVDQDGNGVIDERDKTFLGSPVPKGTYGFGFNMNVSDFDFAIDFQGVFGNKIYNYNREQRYGNESWDLDFYNNRWHGAGTSNSYSMVTNNQSVILPSSFYVEDGGYFRIRNIQVGYTLPKGFSKLPNFNRVRLYVSAQNPWTSFKYKGFSPEINNTDRVQMGIDNNIYPLSAIYTFGMNLTF; from the coding sequence ATGAAACAACGTGATTTAAAGTATTCATGTCTCATTGCTGTGCTGTATTTCGGTATGAACGTCAATGCACAGACTACGCCAAGAGATACGACTGCCAAGGAGCAGAAGATCGAGGAGGTAGTGCTTGTGGGATATGGTACCCAGAAAAAAGAAAATGTGACAGGGAGTATTGGTGTAATTTCAGCAAAAGATCTCGCTGATAAACCTAACGCGAATCCATTGAGTTCTGTACAGGGAAAAGCATCCGGTGTTCAGATTTTCAATTCCGGAACTCCGGGAGCGTCACCAAGAGTAGACATCCGAGGTATTGGTTCTATCACAGGAAGCACGGTATACATTGTTGATGGTTCCATTACCACAGATATTTCTTATTTAAACCCTCAGGATATTGAATCCATGAGTATCCTGAAGGATCCGTCCAGTTTGGCAATTTATGGAGCACAGGCCGGGAATGGAGCTGTTATTATAAAAACGAAAAGTGGTAGAGGTAAAAAGCCAACGTTCAACTTCAATTCCTATCTGGGGATCAAAACGGTAACGAACATTCCGAAAATGGTGAACTCAGATCAATATATTGAGTTGTACAATGAGAAGCTGATGAATGATAATGGATCCAGTGCAGGTTCTATTTCAAGAGCAGACTATCCTGCCAATACCAATTGGTTTAAAGAAGTTTTCCGCCCGAGCTCTATTAATTCCAATGATTTTTCTGCTTCCGGAAGTGTAGGTAAATTAAGTTATTATGGAAGTGTGGGGTATCTCCAGGACGAAGGTAATCTGGATGCCGGTAAAGGGATTAATTCCGGAAGTAATTTCAACAGGTTTACGGCTAAAGCTAATTTAAGTTATAAAATTACCGATTTCCTTACTATTGGAGATAATTTTACATTCTCTAAAATGCTTACCAATGCGGCCAACAATCCTTTGCTCAACGCATATAATGCACCACCTGTTTATTCTCCTATAGATCCTGCAACAGGAACGTATCAGTATTTCACATTGGTTACTGTGAATAACCCGCGTGCACAATTAGACCTTTTCAGATCACAGAACAGACAGCAAAGATTGCTGAACAATGTTTGGGCAGAAGTGAAATTTTTAAAAGATTTCACTTTCAGAAGTAGCTTGACAAATGATAATCTTAATTCTAATTTGTATCAGTATACGCCGGCTATTACGTATACTCCTCAGGCAAGTATTTCTACTCTGGTAACAAGAGATTCCAAAAACAGGGATTATGTTTGGGATAATACTTTAAACTGGAAGAAGAGCTTTGGCAACCATAATTTTGATGTCCTTGCAGGTTTTTCAAGAACACAAAATTATTACAATCAGGTATACAGGAATGCATCTAATGTAAATTATGACGGAACCAATGGCTCTCTTCAGATAGATAACGGTACCAATATTTTTGAAGTTGGAATGTATGATGCTACCAGAGATGTGATTCCAAGATTAAGCAGAATCCAATCTTTCTTCGGAAGAATTAATTATGATTATGCTGGTAAATACCTGATCAATGGATCTATCCGTAGAGACGGATCTTCCAACTTTAATCAGAACAGAAATGAAGTTTTCCCATCGGTAAGTGCTGGTTGGGTAGTTTCAAAAGAAGGTTTCATGAGCAACCAGAATATCTTTAATCTCCTGAAGTTAAGAGGAAGCTGGGGTAGAACAGGTAATCCTAACGTACAGAACGGAGTTTATACCTTATTTGCTTCTAATATAGCCTCAGGTGCCTATTATGGTTCTACAGGTAATCCTGCAGCAACGATAGACAATTTCATAGATACTTCCATCAGCTGGGAAATTACGACAGGTAAAGATTTTGGTGTAGAGATGGCATTTTTAAACAACAGCCTGAAGTTTGAAGCAACTTACTTTGATAAGGATACGAAAGATGTTGTTTACGGTATCGTTCAGGGAACCGTTTCAGGAGCAGCTAACTGGAACAGCTATATTACCAATGCATTCTCATTCAAAAACAAAGGGGTAGAACTGGCCCTTAACTATGATAAAAAGTTATCAGAAAAAGTAAGAATTGGTCTTTACGGAAACTTTACATCGCTAAAAAATGAAATTACTTCAGTTTTTGGTGGGTCCTATGCTAATGCAGGAGCAAGCCTTTTCGGTAATCAGATCATAAGACTACAGGCAGGTCAGCCTGTGGGTTCATATTATGGATATCAGGTAGCAGGAGTATTCCAGACGAATGCAGAGGCAGCCGCATCCGGACAGACCGGAGCAAAAGCCGGATGGTTTAAATTTGTGGACCAGGATGGCAATGGAGTCATTGATGAAAGAGATAAAACATTCTTGGGAAGCCCTGTTCCAAAAGGAACGTATGGTTTCGGATTTAATATGAATGTTTCAGACTTTGATTTTGCAATAGACTTCCAGGGTGTTTTTGGAAACAAGATTTATAATTACAACAGAGAACAGCGTTACGGAAATGAAAGCTGGGATTTAGATTTCTATAACAACAGATGGCATGGTGCCGGTACTTCCAATTCATATTCTATGGTAACCAACAACCAATCTGTTATTTTGCCAAGCAGCTTCTATGTGGAAGATGGTGGCTATTTCCGTATCAGAAATATCCAGGTTGGATATACTTTGCCTAAAGGTTTCTCAAAACTACCGAACTTTAACAGAGTAAGATTGTATGTGAGTGCACAGAACCCTTGGACTTCTTTCAAATATAAAGGGTTCTCGCCGGAGATTAACAACACAGACAGGGTTCAGATGGGTATTGATAACAATATATATCCTTTATCTGCAATTTATACGTTTGGTATGAACTTAACTTTTTAA
- a CDS encoding cold-shock protein, with the protein MQQGTVKFFNEAKGFGFISPADGSKDIFVHSSGLNTRFIRENDQVTFETKQGDRGLNAVNVKLA; encoded by the coding sequence ATGCAACAAGGCACAGTAAAATTTTTCAACGAAGCAAAAGGCTTCGGATTCATTTCCCCGGCAGACGGGAGCAAAGATATTTTCGTACATTCTTCGGGTCTTAACACCCGTTTCATCCGCGAAAATGACCAGGTTACTTTTGAAACAAAACAAGGAGACAGAGGCTTAAATGCTGTTAATGTTAAATTAGCATAG
- a CDS encoding glutaminyl-peptide cyclotransferase: MKKSIIAGFAALVLLTSCKNDKKILDSLNDYNNSMETTGYHFGDKLNLPKEVTDNAESISISFGDKETSNLTIDPKFFTLGDNPVTFNIKTKGGETLNQDATINVYAKSPEKNIPYKIVSEYPHDPKNFVQGFQLEGNTVYESDGQNGSSQILKYTLGTTTPLASTKQAQEDFSEGSTIVGDKVYQLTWQSKKGYVYDKNSLKLLSEFPYPNVLGEGWGLTYDGKNLIASDGSKLLYFLDPKDPSKLVKYIAVAGSSQAYDQLNELEYHNGFIYANVWQKPIVLKINPSNGEVVGKFDFTEIAQKNTKGSDDVLNGIAFKGENMLVTGKNWPKIYEVAIQ, encoded by the coding sequence ATGAAAAAAAGCATCATAGCAGGTTTTGCAGCCCTTGTACTCTTAACCTCCTGTAAGAACGATAAAAAAATTCTGGACTCCCTGAATGATTACAATAATTCTATGGAGACTACAGGATACCACTTCGGAGATAAACTTAATCTTCCTAAAGAGGTAACGGATAATGCGGAAAGCATTTCCATCAGCTTCGGGGATAAGGAAACTTCAAACCTTACCATTGATCCTAAATTTTTTACTTTAGGAGATAATCCGGTAACCTTTAACATCAAAACAAAAGGGGGGGAGACCCTCAATCAGGATGCTACCATTAATGTATATGCCAAAAGCCCTGAGAAAAATATTCCTTACAAAATAGTATCAGAATATCCCCATGACCCCAAAAACTTTGTTCAGGGGTTCCAGCTTGAAGGAAATACGGTCTATGAAAGCGACGGGCAGAACGGTTCTTCCCAGATCCTGAAATACACCTTGGGAACTACAACGCCTCTGGCCTCTACCAAACAGGCCCAGGAAGATTTCTCTGAGGGAAGCACTATTGTAGGCGATAAAGTATACCAGCTTACCTGGCAAAGCAAGAAAGGGTATGTTTATGACAAAAATTCCCTGAAGCTTTTATCTGAATTCCCTTACCCTAATGTGCTGGGAGAAGGATGGGGGCTAACCTATGACGGGAAAAACCTGATCGCTTCAGACGGCAGTAAGCTGCTGTATTTCCTGGATCCGAAAGATCCTTCCAAGCTGGTTAAATATATTGCTGTAGCAGGAAGTTCCCAGGCGTATGACCAGCTGAACGAGCTGGAATACCATAACGGATTCATCTATGCCAACGTTTGGCAAAAACCAATTGTTTTAAAAATCAATCCTTCAAACGGTGAAGTAGTAGGCAAGTTTGATTTTACTGAAATTGCCCAGAAAAATACCAAAGGAAGCGATGATGTGCTGAACGGAATAGCCTTTAAAGGGGAGAATATGCTGGTTACCGGAAAAAACTGGCCGAAAATTTATGAAGTTGCCATACAGTAA
- a CDS encoding DUF4197 family protein, whose amino-acid sequence MKKYIIIAALVLGTGVVIDSTMQSCTSLATTDLGLSVIKRLLLNGIDKGMNIYSSKEAFLQNNMVDRALPKQLRDINSTLERIAPSLVAKEREYIAEAAAYTVNTSRPILQNAVNSLTAQDVTRIIQGTTATQILKEKASQQLIAAIAPKVDEKLNQYGIVKTINTALSGNSLLGGLLGGSGSNTKVNAGGLSQLASEQLVNGLFYIIEDYEQQNSRALLGPLGK is encoded by the coding sequence ATGAAAAAGTATATTATCATAGCTGCACTGGTCTTAGGTACCGGGGTAGTCATCGATTCCACAATGCAGTCCTGCACAAGCCTTGCAACTACAGATCTTGGATTATCTGTTATTAAAAGACTACTTCTTAACGGTATCGACAAAGGCATGAATATTTACAGCAGCAAAGAGGCCTTCCTGCAAAACAATATGGTAGACCGTGCCTTGCCGAAGCAATTGCGCGACATCAACAGTACCCTGGAAAGAATTGCCCCTTCCCTGGTTGCCAAGGAAAGGGAATATATCGCTGAAGCCGCTGCATATACCGTCAATACATCAAGGCCCATTCTCCAGAATGCAGTCAACAGCCTTACGGCCCAGGATGTAACAAGAATCATCCAGGGAACAACGGCCACCCAGATCCTCAAGGAAAAGGCATCCCAGCAGCTTATTGCCGCCATTGCCCCGAAAGTGGACGAAAAGCTTAATCAGTACGGAATTGTAAAAACTATTAATACGGCACTTTCCGGAAACAGTTTATTGGGAGGGTTACTGGGCGGAAGCGGCAGCAATACAAAGGTAAATGCAGGCGGACTAAGCCAGCTGGCCTCTGAGCAACTGGTGAACGGACTGTTCTATATTATTGAAGATTATGAACAGCAGAACTCAAGAGCGCTGCTTGGGCCTCTTGGAAAATAA
- a CDS encoding DEAD/DEAH box helicase yields the protein MNFRTLHLINPIIRAVTEAGYSRPTEMQCAAIPAILAGRDIIGYAEPGTEKTAAFIMPVLQLLKKRCADHIRIRTLILVPNRERAIQIEDHLTLYSKYLPLSQLSVFGGIEAPGQLAALKKRVDILIATPERLLDLAGKRFIDLSRVEIMIVDEADRLTETGFADEIKQISQMIPRKRQILLFSATLPEAVNTMAGTIMNNPLKICIAAARTAIIHTQQPVYGTDKEKEQIC from the coding sequence ATGAACTTCAGAACATTACATTTAATCAACCCTATTATCCGCGCCGTTACAGAAGCGGGATATTCCAGGCCTACTGAAATGCAGTGTGCAGCCATTCCTGCTATTCTGGCGGGAAGAGATATCATAGGATATGCGGAACCGGGAACAGAAAAGACGGCAGCATTCATTATGCCGGTCCTTCAGCTGCTCAAAAAAAGGTGTGCAGACCACATCCGTATCCGCACCCTGATACTGGTTCCAAACAGAGAACGGGCAATACAGATCGAGGATCATCTGACTCTGTACAGCAAATATCTTCCGTTGTCCCAGCTATCGGTCTTCGGTGGAATAGAGGCGCCGGGACAGCTCGCCGCCCTTAAGAAGCGCGTAGATATCCTTATTGCCACACCGGAAAGGCTCCTGGACCTTGCCGGAAAGAGATTCATAGACCTTTCCAGGGTAGAAATAATGATTGTGGATGAAGCGGACAGGCTTACAGAAACCGGATTTGCAGATGAAATAAAGCAGATTTCACAAATGATTCCCAGGAAAAGGCAGATCCTGCTGTTTTCTGCAACCTTGCCGGAAGCGGTAAATACCATGGCGGGAACCATTATGAATAATCCTTTAAAAATATGCATTGCGGCAGCACGCACAGCAATCATACATACACAGCAGCCTGTTTACGGTACTGATAAAGAAAAGGAACAGATATGCTGA
- a CDS encoding RagB/SusD family nutrient uptake outer membrane protein — protein MKKIFLSIALVAVLAGCKDDYLDVEQPNRIKANAFFTTQDDALQATSAIYSALRSWENSAFPAQYVFGVPADDVEKGSNPGDASFINAYDQFTYTASDSGVEGYWIGQWQFVNRCNQVITNVPNINMDATLKNRLVAEAKMLRAYFYFNLVRIYGGVPIFDGLPADGNYNIPRNSVDEVYNFIISDLSSAAAVLPQSYGAEDLGRVTKGGALGLLSKVYLYKKDWQKAYDTSNQVMAMGYSLDPDFNHLFRPAGEFGSESVFEVNCQCSAQYGGSQYAEVQGVRNQFGWGFFTPTTALESAFEPGDIRKELTLLREGETTLEGDVIHKGDPQAGNMWNQKAYVPQSLNNSSCGYGSIQNIRILRFAEILLINAEAANELGNTAVAITNLNKVRTRAGLAGTTATTQAALRTAIWKERRVELAMEGDRFVDLVRTGQAATVLASYGFTAGKNEVFPIPLNSINQSNGILTQNPGY, from the coding sequence ATGAAAAAAATATTTTTATCAATAGCTCTAGTTGCAGTATTAGCAGGGTGTAAGGATGATTACCTGGATGTAGAGCAGCCAAACAGGATTAAGGCGAATGCATTTTTTACCACCCAGGATGATGCGCTTCAGGCAACCAGTGCAATCTATTCAGCACTTAGAAGTTGGGAAAATTCAGCATTTCCTGCACAATATGTATTTGGAGTTCCTGCAGATGATGTTGAAAAAGGGTCAAACCCTGGAGATGCTTCCTTTATCAATGCTTACGATCAGTTTACCTATACAGCGAGTGATTCCGGAGTGGAAGGGTATTGGATAGGACAGTGGCAATTTGTTAACAGATGTAATCAGGTTATCACCAATGTTCCTAACATCAATATGGATGCTACGTTAAAGAACAGACTTGTTGCTGAAGCAAAAATGCTTCGCGCATATTTCTACTTTAATCTGGTGAGGATATATGGAGGCGTACCGATCTTTGACGGATTGCCGGCAGATGGTAACTACAATATCCCTAGAAACTCTGTGGATGAGGTATATAATTTTATCATCTCTGACCTTAGCAGCGCAGCAGCAGTTTTACCGCAGTCGTATGGTGCAGAAGATTTAGGAAGAGTTACTAAAGGAGGTGCTTTAGGACTTCTTTCCAAAGTGTATTTATACAAAAAAGATTGGCAAAAAGCCTATGATACGTCAAACCAGGTTATGGCAATGGGCTATAGTCTGGATCCTGATTTCAATCATTTGTTCCGTCCTGCGGGAGAATTTGGATCTGAATCAGTGTTCGAAGTAAACTGTCAATGCTCTGCGCAGTATGGAGGGAGCCAGTATGCTGAGGTACAGGGTGTAAGAAACCAGTTCGGATGGGGCTTTTTTACTCCGACAACTGCTTTAGAGTCTGCATTTGAGCCAGGTGATATCCGTAAGGAATTAACCCTTCTCAGAGAAGGAGAAACTACTTTAGAAGGAGATGTAATCCATAAAGGAGATCCTCAGGCGGGTAATATGTGGAATCAGAAAGCATATGTTCCACAATCTTTAAACAATAGCAGTTGTGGGTACGGTTCTATTCAGAATATCAGAATACTTCGTTTTGCAGAAATTTTGCTGATTAACGCTGAGGCTGCCAATGAATTAGGCAATACAGCAGTGGCTATCACTAATCTTAATAAGGTGAGAACCAGAGCTGGTCTGGCAGGAACAACGGCTACAACTCAGGCTGCTTTAAGAACTGCTATCTGGAAAGAACGTAGAGTAGAGCTTGCTATGGAAGGTGACCGTTTCGTTGACCTGGTGAGAACAGGTCAGGCAGCGACTGTCTTAGCTTCTTACGGATTTACAGCCGGGAAAAATGAGGTCTTCCCGATTCCGTTAAATTCTATTAACCAGAGTAACGGGATTTTGACGCAAAATCCTGGATACTAA
- a CDS encoding Na+/H+ antiporter: MIHTYVIVSIAVLLSVMILVIIGQKMKVAYPIFLVIAGLLISLVPGMPHIEIEPDLVFLIFLPPILFEAAWFTSWQDFHKWRKQIFSMAFGLVFLTSIVVAYLSSSIIPGLTVAMGFLLGGVNSPPDAVAATSVLKHMKIPKKITTILEGESLINDASSLIVFKFALAAVISGQFIFGEAVKDFFSMAIGGIAVGIGAGFVFGALLKIIPSNSNIDTIITLIVPYVMYIGAEHFHFSGVLAVVAGGLVMSYNSHCYLSHTSRIQSGNVWSVLIFLMNTLIFILIGLELPVVVAGMENYTISEGIFYSIVIGGAIIITRIIYSYAIMYFPRLCSKELRMKMPKPDWREPFVISFAAMRGVVSLAAALSIPAFLPNGEAFPHRNIILFVTFVIILITLVGQGLLLAPILKLLKMEDAGSELPEEKQEVILMRKLKETALRKINEDFSGQVETNNLVRHQKYKLENEMMLMADKAQCMASAVDFAKAVNENKDVLRQVIQAQRNELHHLKKEKIFDDHVLRAIEMQLDFDEAKITGFSHD; encoded by the coding sequence ATGATTCACACGTATGTTATTGTATCTATTGCAGTTCTGCTGTCTGTGATGATACTGGTAATAATAGGACAGAAAATGAAGGTGGCCTATCCCATTTTCCTGGTCATAGCAGGTTTGCTCATCAGCCTCGTTCCCGGAATGCCTCATATTGAAATTGAGCCGGACCTCGTTTTCCTCATCTTCCTTCCGCCTATTTTATTTGAAGCCGCCTGGTTTACCTCCTGGCAGGACTTTCACAAATGGAGGAAACAGATTTTTTCCATGGCGTTCGGGCTGGTCTTCCTGACCTCGATTGTTGTCGCTTATCTTTCATCATCCATTATTCCGGGGCTTACTGTAGCGATGGGATTCTTGCTGGGTGGTGTGAATTCTCCGCCTGACGCCGTAGCGGCAACCTCTGTGCTGAAGCACATGAAAATTCCCAAGAAAATCACGACAATCCTGGAAGGTGAGAGCTTAATCAATGACGCATCCAGTCTTATCGTCTTCAAATTCGCCCTGGCGGCGGTTATTTCAGGACAGTTCATCTTCGGGGAAGCTGTAAAGGACTTTTTCAGCATGGCTATCGGAGGTATTGCGGTGGGAATTGGAGCCGGTTTCGTGTTCGGAGCCCTGCTGAAAATTATTCCTTCCAATTCCAATATTGATACCATCATTACCCTGATCGTACCATACGTTATGTATATCGGGGCTGAACACTTTCATTTTTCAGGCGTGTTGGCGGTAGTTGCCGGAGGGCTCGTCATGTCTTACAATTCGCACTGTTACCTGAGCCATACTTCAAGGATTCAGTCCGGAAACGTATGGAGCGTGCTGATCTTCCTGATGAATACCCTGATCTTCATCCTAATTGGCCTGGAACTTCCTGTAGTGGTAGCCGGCATGGAAAATTATACGATTTCAGAAGGTATTTTCTACAGCATTGTCATTGGAGGTGCTATTATTATCACCAGGATCATTTACAGCTACGCCATTATGTATTTCCCAAGGCTATGTTCAAAAGAACTCAGAATGAAAATGCCTAAGCCCGACTGGCGGGAACCTTTTGTCATCAGCTTTGCTGCCATGCGTGGCGTGGTATCCCTGGCTGCGGCACTTTCCATTCCAGCATTTTTGCCGAACGGTGAGGCATTCCCGCACCGGAATATCATTCTGTTCGTTACATTTGTCATCATCCTGATCACACTCGTGGGACAGGGCTTGTTACTTGCTCCCATCCTGAAGCTGCTGAAAATGGAGGATGCCGGAAGCGAGCTCCCTGAAGAAAAGCAGGAAGTAATCCTCATGCGGAAGTTAAAAGAAACGGCCCTCCGCAAAATCAATGAGGATTTTTCCGGACAGGTAGAAACCAATAACCTCGTGCGCCATCAAAAATACAAACTTGAAAATGAAATGATGCTGATGGCGGATAAGGCACAATGCATGGCTTCGGCAGTGGATTTTGCCAAGGCCGTGAATGAAAACAAGGATGTGCTCAGGCAGGTGATCCAGGCCCAGCGTAATGAACTCCATCACCTGAAGAAGGAAAAAATATTTGATGACCATGTGCTGAGAGCCATTGAGATGCAGCTGGATTTCGATGAAGCGAAAATCACAGGCTTCAGTCACGACTGA
- a CDS encoding DUF493 family protein, translated as MDILQGNQHASPEDFYKSLKAKLEDHHDFPEDYLFKFIIPTDQSKLTEIYKVFDGIKFTLGNRESKNGKYTACNINAFVLDADQVVDIYQQVAKIEGVMLL; from the coding sequence ATGGACATACTTCAAGGAAACCAGCACGCCAGCCCGGAGGACTTTTATAAATCCTTAAAGGCCAAACTGGAAGATCACCATGATTTTCCGGAAGATTATTTATTTAAATTCATTATTCCTACCGATCAATCTAAATTGACCGAAATCTATAAGGTTTTCGACGGTATCAAATTTACACTGGGAAACCGGGAAAGTAAAAACGGTAAATATACTGCCTGCAACATCAATGCATTTGTACTGGATGCAGACCAGGTAGTTGACATATACCAGCAGGTCGCCAAAATAGAAGGCGTCATGCTCCTGTAA
- a CDS encoding DUF2490 domain-containing protein: MKIVKLMAQVMALTATTFSFAQKNDLGAWYMYYGNNKISKKLNWQNEIQYRSFDGATDLEQLLIRTGIGYDLSEDNNNILVGYGFILSQPYTDGEKQENIEHRIFQQYITKQKFGRFNIQHRYRLEERFMEEDFRMRFRYYLNFTIPINNKEMIPKTFYASVYNEIFLHLDSPVFDRNRVYGALGYVISKNLRIEAGYMNQIQENKNRGQIQIGFYNNIPFGK, encoded by the coding sequence ATGAAAATTGTAAAACTCATGGCTCAGGTCATGGCGCTTACGGCAACCACATTTTCCTTTGCTCAGAAAAATGACCTGGGAGCCTGGTACATGTATTACGGCAATAATAAGATCAGCAAAAAACTGAACTGGCAAAATGAAATCCAGTACCGCAGCTTTGATGGAGCTACAGACCTTGAACAGCTCCTGATCCGCACCGGTATCGGATATGACCTCAGTGAAGATAATAATAACATCCTGGTAGGATACGGATTTATCCTGAGCCAGCCCTATACGGATGGCGAAAAACAGGAGAACATTGAGCACAGGATATTCCAGCAATATATTACCAAACAGAAATTCGGACGCTTCAACATCCAGCACAGGTACCGCCTAGAAGAACGTTTTATGGAAGAGGACTTCAGGATGAGGTTCCGGTATTACCTTAATTTTACTATTCCGATCAATAATAAGGAAATGATTCCCAAAACCTTCTATGCATCCGTGTATAACGAAATTTTTCTGCACCTGGACAGCCCGGTATTCGACAGAAACAGGGTTTATGGCGCATTAGGGTATGTTATCAGTAAAAACCTGAGGATTGAGGCGGGGTATATGAACCAGATCCAGGAAAATAAAAACCGCGGACAGATCCAGATCGGATTCTATAATAATATTCCGTTCGGAAAATAA
- a CDS encoding ArsC/Spx/MgsR family protein: MLVKVLHNANCSKSNAVLEYLDENGVPFEIINIIEDPLSVTELKTVLKKLNQSVFHIIRKNERLYVEKFAGKNYSEEEWLQILSENPSLIQRPILIKGSVAMLGRPVENVKYFIEK, from the coding sequence ATGCTGGTTAAAGTTTTACATAATGCCAACTGTTCAAAATCAAATGCCGTACTCGAGTATCTGGATGAAAATGGGGTACCTTTTGAAATCATTAATATCATTGAAGACCCTTTAAGCGTAACAGAACTTAAGACCGTACTGAAAAAACTTAACCAAAGTGTATTTCACATCATCCGTAAAAATGAAAGGCTGTATGTTGAAAAATTCGCGGGTAAAAATTATTCCGAAGAAGAGTGGCTCCAAATCCTGTCTGAAAACCCTTCACTGATCCAGAGGCCTATATTGATTAAAGGTTCAGTGGCTATGCTGGGAAGACCGGTTGAAAATGTTAAGTATTTTATAGAAAAATAA